gaatcctaatttAAACCATAAACTATAGTTATAAGTATATTTATacaattgtgctgtcatcagacTCACAAACCTTACACACCAATGTAATGTCTTCCATAACTTCTTCTTTCTATTAATTGAACTGAGTAAAAAAGACAATTCCTAATTTATTTTcccataataaatatatttttatagaaatgaGTGAATATTCATTTCAAAAAACTGGTCTGGACTTTGTTGCCTCTATTCAAAACAGACAACATGAAAGGGCCAAATGAAAGGCACATGACAAGCATCTTCTACTCAAATACTTTTGATAGAATGGAATTCACTGGTGGAGTAAGTTGCCACAGAAAAAGATGTACTATTATTGCAACCTTGAGTCAGGCTTCTTTGGGTGAACACTCCTGGACCCAGGCAGGGATCCAATTTGTCACTGGGAACATATCAGGTGCACTCGTCAATCTGTGtacagccaaaggaacaaagctGAGAAGCAACAACTGTTAGGACCCTCCACAGGCCAGTGGAAATGATCACATGACAGAAGAGGACAGAAGAGGAATGGTGCTGAGGATGTGACTGCCTTCCTTATGTCTGAAAAAAATTCTATGAATGCTCTTAATTTAGAAAATGATTAAACACTTAATTTCAACAGATACAAAACATCAAGAAAAACTTCCTCCTTGACAATTTGCTCTGTATCTATGGAAAACAAtggcaacaacaacaagaaatagaTCTGCCTATTGGTCCAAATACTGGGACACTGTGTATAAAAGACACAAAATTAAAGGAGCCATCAGATTCTGGGAAATACCTCTGAACACGAGTCCCCTCCAACTCTGACACCATGACCTCCTGCTGCTCTCCCTGCTGGCAGCCCACCTGCTGCCAGCCCACCTGCTATGGGTCCAGTTCTTGTGGGTCCAACTGCGGCCAGCCTTGTTGCCGCCCACTCTGCTGTCAGACCACCTGCTGTAGGACTACCTGCTGCCAGCCAACCTGTGTGACCAGCTGCTGCCGCCCTTCCTGTTGCAGCACTCCCTGCTGCCAGCCCACCTGTTGTGGGTCCAGCTCCTGTGGCCAAACTTGTGGTAGGTACAGCTGCTGCCACCCCAGTTGCTGCTACACAACCTGCTGCCAGCCAGCTTGCAGTGGCCCTGTGTACTGCTGGAGAACGTGCTACCACCCAACATGCTGCTGCCTGCCTGGCTGCCAACCCCAGAGCTTTGGATCCAGCTGCTGCCAGCCCTGCTGCCGCCCCTCCTGCTGTCAGACCACCTGCTGTAGAACCACCTGCTGCAGCAGCCCTTGCTGTGTGTCCAATTGCTGTCAGCCTTCCTGCTGCTGATCAACTGGCCAAAAACCACCAAGTGCACAGACCAACTCTCTTATCAACTGACCTACCATTCCTGGGACGAAATCTCTTCCTAGACGTTACTGACACACAGCATGCTCTCAAGAAAATGGAATTATTCATCAGCATGTTTAAAAGCTTCTGAATCTAGCTTGATGGATTGTGGACAGTTTCACCcggattcctttcttccttatgTCTTTTGGATTGTGTGTTACTGCCATGACTGAATGTCCTCAGCCTCCATATTGACGTCAAGAAATTCACCActgggaaggagacttggcccagtggttagggcatccatctaccacatgggaggtctgcggttcaaaccccaggcctccttgacccgtgtggagctggcccatgtgcagtgctgatgcgtgcaaggagtgccgtgccacgcaggggtgtcccctgcatagggtgGGGGGCGGGCTGTGGGGTGgtgtgggggtaaggggagagaaataaataaataaataaataaatcttttaaaataaataaattctctgTCATTCATCCATATCAGTCATCCATATCATGTTTCCCTTTCACTGTATGGCCTTTCTGATATAGGGATTATACATATCTCATAAGCATTATGTATTCACTGCCTCATAAAAGCTACCCAGTAAATACTGCCTCTCCCTTCTGATTTGAAAACTGACTTGTTTGAAGTCATGTTTGTAGAAATGCACAAACTCAGATCTAGAACTGGGTCTTCTGGCTCTGGTGGAGGTTTCTTACACTTCCATCTCAGTGTAAGGAGAAATGATGCTGCAGGCCGAGCACTAGCAGGGGAACAATGACTTTTGAATTCCATTTTAGCAAGAGAAATAACAACTCTTGGATATCAGTTAATGTTTCCACATACAAAGCTCTTTCCAAATCAGTTTCCAACACATCAGTGAGTAACAAGGTTGTGAAAGTTATCAGTGGCTATGGGTAACATATTCCCTTAACACAGGGAGACATTCTTTGTCTCAGGCTCTTCCACACATGGATGCCATTAACCGGCATCTCACATTTTGAGATTCCACTTTCTGTGGAGTTACAGGGATGTTCATCTAAAGGGACCTGCTCCTTTGTCTCTTGCAAATCAAATTCGGTGTGGCATCCTTTATCCTAGCACATGTCgatggataaaaagaaataaataaatccctgcTGATCCCAGACAAGATAATATTCTCTACCAACTTTCAGTCAATTTGTCTTGATCAAAGCATCACTAAGAAATCAAGTAAGGACAAACCTTGATGACTGAAAACAGTACAATGTGTCTGTGTGACTTTGATTGATTGACAATCTCTAGACAGTCTGAATTAACTAAACTACCACCTCTGTTTTCTTGAGGTAGAAAGGAAGTATCTGACAGAAATAAAAGCTCATGTTTGCATGGGAAACGTATATTTGaggagaaaaagtagaaaaaattgtGCACTCATGAGGTTTATGACAGAGAGAAGGGTGTTTTAGCCATGAAGTGAAGATGCTACAAAAGCATTCATTAGGATAAAGCCTGAGAGTGACGTTGGTATAATGGAAGGGTAGAGACTTTAAAGTATCTCTGATGAGCTAATGGTATTTGTATAAGGGGAAAACACCATATCCAGAATTGTGTGCCTGGAAGGCTTTGAGGAGTCAGTCAAGAATCTGAACTTTCTCAATGAGGGATACAGTGAATAAGGTGAAGAATCAAAATGTTCTGAGTTGTCCTTTGCTCACAAGGTAT
This genomic stretch from Dasypus novemcinctus isolate mDasNov1 chromosome 21, mDasNov1.1.hap2, whole genome shotgun sequence harbors:
- the LOC101444527 gene encoding keratin-associated protein 9-7-like; its protein translation is MTSCCSPCWQPTCCQPTCYGSSSCGSNCGQPCCRPLCCQTTCCRTTCCQPTCVTSCCRPSCCSTPCCQPTCCGSSSCGQTCGRYSCCHPSCCYTTCCQPACSGPVYCWRTCYHPTCCCLPGCQPQSFGSSCCQPCCRPSCCQTTCCRTTCCSSPCCVSNCCQPSCC